DNA from Nocardioides seonyuensis:
AGGCCGATCCGGAGCCCACCGGGGTCGCGGTAGTCGGGGATGACGTCGCGCTGCCAAAGCCGAGCGGTCACTTCGCGCATGCGCTCATGGTGGAACGTGACGTGCCCTCCGCGCAGGGCCGGGTCGCGTGGCGAGATGACCGCCACCTCCGGCAGCAGGCGGTCGGTGAGCTCGACGGCGTACGACGTCAGGGCCACCGACTTCGCGCGGATCGCGTCGATCCCGGCAGCCTCGACGAGCCCCAGCATGTCCTTCATCGGCAGCATGCCGAGGATCGGCGGCGTGCCGGAGAGGAACCGTCGGATCCCGGAGGCGGGCCGGTAGCCCGGACCCATCGCGAACGGCTCCGCGTGACCCATCCATCCCTGGATGGGCTGGGTCAGCTCGTCCTGCAGCCGCGCGCTGACATACCCGAAGGCGGGCGAGCCGGGCCCGCCGTTGAGGTACTTGTAGGTGCACCCCACCGCGAGGTCGACGTCCCACGCGTCGAGCTCGACGGGCACCGAGCCGGCCGAGTGGCACAGGTCCCACAGCACCAGGGCACCGGCGTCGTGGGCGATGCGGGTGAGCCCGGCTGCGTCGGCGAGCCAGGCCGAGCGGTAGGCGACGTGGGAGAGGACGACGAGCGCGGTCCGCTCCGAGACCGCCTCACCCAGCTGGTCCGGGGTGACACCGGCACGGCTGTCGACCTCGATCCAGCGCAGCTGCAGGCCGCGCTCGCGCGCGATGCCCTCGGCGACGTAGCGGTCGGTCGGGAAGTTGTCGGTGTCGAGGACGATCTCCGTGCGCGAGCTGTCGCGTCGGCCCATGGCGTCGACGGCGGCTCGCATCAGCTTGTAGAGCCACACCGTCGTCGCGTCCGCGACCACCGTCTGCCCCGTAGCGGCGCCGAGGACCGTCCTGGCGAGCTCGTCCCCCAGTCTGGTCGGGGCGTCCATCCAGCGCTCGTCCCACCCGCGGATCAGGCGCCCTCCCCAGTCCTCACGGACGAACTCACCCAGGCGCCCGGCGGTGGACACCAGCGGCCGGCCCAGCGAGTTGCCGTCGAAGTAGACGAGGTCGGAGGCAGCGCCGACGAACCGGTCGCGGTAGGACGCGAGCGGGTCGGCGGCGTCGAGCTCTGCAGCGGTGCTCACCCGCCCACTCTCCCAGACGGGTCAGCGTGCGTTGACCTCCACCTCGCGCACCGAGTAGCCGTAGCGGGTGGCGCGCCTGAGCATCTTCACCCGGACGTGACGGGCGCTCTGCGGAGTGAACACCGAGGTGTCGAGAGACCCGTTGCTCCCCCTGACCGCTGCCACGGTCGTCCAGGTGGAGCCGTCGACCGAGACCTGGACGTCGTAGTCGAGCGCGTGCGCGGTCTCCCAGTCGAGCGAGACCCGCCCCACCTGTTGCACAGCGCCGAGGTCGACCCGCAACCACTGGTCGTCGGACCAGCCGCTGGCCCAGCGCGTGCCGAGGTCGCCGTCCGTGGCCCTGGCGGGAGCCAGCCGGCCGAACAGGGTCCACTCGGTCGAGCTCGCCGTCGTCGCCCTGCCGCGCGCGAGGTTGGTCTGCGCGGTCCAGTCGCTGGTGGCCGTCCAGGTGTCGAGGTACATCTCGGCGCCGGCGGCCAGGTCGTCCACGATCTCCTCACCACCCACGAGGCTGAGGTCCTCGATCCAGTCGGGCACCAGGCCGTAGTGGGCGACGCCGTCGACGTTGACGTCCCACGTGCGCTCACCGGTGGTCTGACGCTCCAGGGTCGAACCGCCGTCGAAGCTCTCGAAGGGGTACTCGACCTCGGTCGTGCCGTTCCGGGGAGCGGGCGTGCCGCCGACGCCGTTCATGTCGGTGCCGAACGCGTAGGCCTTGTCGTACTCCTCGCGCAGCGGCGCCTCGCGGCTCCACTCCTCGACGAAGTGGTCTGCCGTGTGGCCGTACTGCGCCACCAGGCCGCCCAGCGCGTAGACCCGCTCGTGCCAGAGCGGCTCCATCCAGGAGTGGCTCGAGATCGCTCCCGGGTAGCCGACCTGCTCCATGACGTCGAGGGTGCGGCCCGCGGCCTTCACGCTCATGTGGTCGAGCTCGACCATCATGTTGCGCTTCATCGCGCCTCGCAGGGCGTACTCCCCCAGTGCGGTGAGCCCGCGGGTGTTGCACCGCTTGGCCGGGTCGTAGGCCGGCGGGTCGGCGGGGACGAGGTCGCTGAGCAGTCCGGTCAGGTCGTCGCTCGAGATGGGGTTGTCCGCCTCCGGGCCCGTGCACTTCTCGGTCTGCCAGAAGGTGCCGGTGGAGAGGAACTGGCCGGCGTTGACCGCGATGCCGGTGGTGCCGGTGTCGAACCGGACGCCGCACAGCGCGTTGTCGAACTTGTGGCACAGGAACGTCGAGGAGATGCCCAGCTCCTTGAACTCGTCGAGCCCGCGGTCGATGTCGGCCTTGCTGCACTGGGGAACCCCCAGCACCTGCTTGCAGCCGAACGGCTCGGACATCTCGACGCCCATGACCACGGCGAGCTTGCCGGCCTCGACCACCTGTCGAGCCTGCTCGGGCGAGGTGACGATGCGGAACCAACCCTTGCCGGGACCGCCGTACATGTCGTCGACGAAGGACTCCAGCTCACGCGTCTTCTCCGCTTGGAGACGGATGGACTCCATCTCGTTGCACCCGCGGTCGCGAGGCAGGAGCGAGCAGATCAGGCCGTTGGTGACCAGGTCGTTAACCATCACGCGCACACCGCCGCGCCACGCACGCTCCATCCAGGCGTAGTAGTTCTGCTGGTGGGAGAGCGACTTGTAGGACGGCCAGTGCGTGAAGGTCGGATAGCCGACCGGGTCGTGGGTGCCGTCGTCACCGCCGGTCACGTGCTCGAAGATGGCCCCGATCCCGTTCGGGTAGTGCTCGGGGCAGTCCTTGAGCGCCTCCTCGATGTCGCCATCGGGGTCGAACACTTTGCCGCAGATCATCCGGCCGCCGAAGCCCTCGTTGCTGAAGACGTGGTTGTGGGCCTCGAGGAAGCCGCGCACGTCGCCCTGGGCGTCCGTGCCGGAGAGCGGCTCGCCGACGACGTTGATCTGCGAGTCAGGGACGGGCCGGTCCACCGGCTCCCACCACCTGTCCCCATCGGCGGACGCCGCACCTCCCGCAGCGAGCGGGATCCCGAGGGCGAGCACGACGACGGCCAGGACGAGCAGAACCCGGGAGCGGGTGGGTCGAGACATGGGATCCTCCGAGAGGTGTGACGGTCACCACACGCTAGCGGACCTCGACCCACAAGTGAACAATCAGTTACACATGGAGTTGCGCTCTAGGTCAGGTCTCAGCCGCAGACCGCGCCGTGGGCGGCCGACTGCACCACCTTGGCGTACTTGCCGAGCACGCCGCGGGTGTACTTCGGCGGGTTGGGCGACCAGCCGACCTTGCGGGTCTCGAGGTCGGAGATCTCGACCTCGAGGGTGCAGCCGGCGACGTCGAGGGTGATCGGGTCGCCGTCGCGCACGAACGCGATCGGCCCTCCGTCGACGGCCTCAGGGGCGATGTGACCGACGCAGAGGCCGGTGGTGCCTCCCGAGAACCTGCCGTCGGTGATGAGCAGGACGTCCTTGCCGAGACCAGCGCCCTTGATGGCACCGGTGATCGCGAGCATCTCGCGCATGCCCGGGCCGCCCTTGGGCCCCTCGTAACGGATGACGACCACGTCGCCGGCCACGATGCGGCCCTCCTCGAGGGCGTCCATGGCAGCCCGCTCCCCGTCGAAGACCCGAGCGGTGCCCCGGAACGTGGTGTCGTCGAAGCCCGCGCTCTTGACCACGGCCCCCTCCGGCGCGAGCGAGCCCTTGAGGATCGTGATGCCACCGGACGCGTGGATCG
Protein-coding regions in this window:
- a CDS encoding kynureninase is translated as MSTAAELDAADPLASYRDRFVGAASDLVYFDGNSLGRPLVSTAGRLGEFVREDWGGRLIRGWDERWMDAPTRLGDELARTVLGAATGQTVVADATTVWLYKLMRAAVDAMGRRDSSRTEIVLDTDNFPTDRYVAEGIARERGLQLRWIEVDSRAGVTPDQLGEAVSERTALVVLSHVAYRSAWLADAAGLTRIAHDAGALVLWDLCHSAGSVPVELDAWDVDLAVGCTYKYLNGGPGSPAFGYVSARLQDELTQPIQGWMGHAEPFAMGPGYRPASGIRRFLSGTPPILGMLPMKDMLGLVEAAGIDAIRAKSVALTSYAVELTDRLLPEVAVISPRDPALRGGHVTFHHERMREVTARLWQRDVIPDYRDPGGLRIGLSPLSTSFAEVEAGLAAVAEELRR
- a CDS encoding discoidin domain-containing protein, with amino-acid sequence MSRPTRSRVLLVLAVVVLALGIPLAAGGAASADGDRWWEPVDRPVPDSQINVVGEPLSGTDAQGDVRGFLEAHNHVFSNEGFGGRMICGKVFDPDGDIEEALKDCPEHYPNGIGAIFEHVTGGDDGTHDPVGYPTFTHWPSYKSLSHQQNYYAWMERAWRGGVRVMVNDLVTNGLICSLLPRDRGCNEMESIRLQAEKTRELESFVDDMYGGPGKGWFRIVTSPEQARQVVEAGKLAVVMGVEMSEPFGCKQVLGVPQCSKADIDRGLDEFKELGISSTFLCHKFDNALCGVRFDTGTTGIAVNAGQFLSTGTFWQTEKCTGPEADNPISSDDLTGLLSDLVPADPPAYDPAKRCNTRGLTALGEYALRGAMKRNMMVELDHMSVKAAGRTLDVMEQVGYPGAISSHSWMEPLWHERVYALGGLVAQYGHTADHFVEEWSREAPLREEYDKAYAFGTDMNGVGGTPAPRNGTTEVEYPFESFDGGSTLERQTTGERTWDVNVDGVAHYGLVPDWIEDLSLVGGEEIVDDLAAGAEMYLDTWTATSDWTAQTNLARGRATTASSTEWTLFGRLAPARATDGDLGTRWASGWSDDQWLRVDLGAVQQVGRVSLDWETAHALDYDVQVSVDGSTWTTVAAVRGSNGSLDTSVFTPQSARHVRVKMLRRATRYGYSVREVEVNAR